The genomic interval CAATTCGCTTAAATCTTGACAAAGTTGCTAACTTTTGTCAACATTACCATATTCAAAAATTAGCTTTATTTGGTTCAGTGGTGAGGGAAGATTTTACATCTCAAAGTGATGTGGATGTCTTGGTAGAATTTGAATCAGGAAAGACACCGGGGTTAGCCATCATTACAATGGAGGATGAGCTATCAAAAATCATTAATTGGTCAGTTGATCTCAGAACTCCCAAGGATTTAAGTCATTATTTCCGAGATGAGGTGATGAAAGAGGCTTTCGTTATCTATGAGCAAAATTGATGATTTAACT from Cyanobacteria bacterium GSL.Bin1 carries:
- a CDS encoding nucleotidyltransferase, whose translation is MKVSLLPIRLNLDKVANFCQHYHIQKLALFGSVVREDFTSQSDVDVLVEFESGKTPGLAIITMEDELSKIINWSVDLRTPKDLSHYFRDEVMKEAFVIYEQN